One genomic segment of Rivularia sp. PCC 7116 includes these proteins:
- a CDS encoding HlyD family efflux transporter periplasmic adaptor subunit — translation MVSNSQHKFIPTLQTDESLPSISPWTTYGGLFILFVLGATVPISAVIQYPVIIKGQGVIRPDGGLAIVQALTEGKLNEIYVKENQVVKKGDEIATIDDSHLRIKKSQLESNIKQTKLQLASIKNKIDRHKASIKAESKRLKSQIDSAEANFRGSSRAYEDKKKTAASELKEADSNIKIAEKELLTGKAQLKSARATLNATIASRGTAKSTWNRYKSVAKEGALSKDQIEEARLTAKQQEQAVIAQEETVEAQKQKVEQLKQSIEIAKARQNSAQIALNPSNAELTIAKERISQEKAEGEANKAALNKERQVLLKEKSEIEEKLASKNSELEQIENELDKTIITATADGEILKLNLRNPAQTLRGGEEVAQIVPKSAPKIVKVMIRSEDINKVKIDQEVQMRVDGCKYTDYGVLKSKVQDISSDVNPSQNNDNQTSPNEIGSTQMNANFENGYEIVIKPEKLTLGNTKKCQVKSGMKGRVDIITHRESVLKFILRKARLITDL, via the coding sequence ATGGTTAGCAATTCTCAACACAAATTTATTCCAACTCTACAAACAGATGAATCTTTGCCATCAATAAGTCCTTGGACTACTTATGGTGGACTATTTATACTCTTTGTTTTAGGTGCAACTGTTCCTATATCTGCTGTGATTCAGTATCCAGTTATTATTAAAGGACAAGGTGTTATCCGTCCTGATGGTGGGCTAGCAATTGTACAAGCCCTTACGGAAGGAAAATTAAATGAGATTTACGTCAAAGAAAATCAAGTCGTTAAGAAAGGAGATGAAATTGCCACTATTGATGATTCCCATCTGAGAATTAAAAAAAGTCAACTGGAAAGTAATATTAAGCAAACTAAATTACAACTTGCTTCTATCAAAAACAAAATTGATAGACACAAGGCAAGTATTAAAGCAGAAAGTAAACGTCTTAAATCTCAAATTGACTCAGCCGAAGCTAATTTTCGCGGTAGCAGTCGTGCTTACGAAGATAAGAAAAAGACTGCTGCATCGGAACTAAAAGAAGCAGATAGTAACATTAAAATAGCTGAAAAAGAATTGCTTACAGGTAAAGCACAGTTAAAATCGGCAAGAGCAACTTTAAATGCCACAATTGCTTCTAGGGGTACAGCAAAATCAACGTGGAACCGATACAAAAGTGTTGCAAAAGAAGGAGCGCTTTCTAAAGATCAAATTGAAGAAGCACGGTTAACTGCTAAACAGCAAGAACAAGCAGTAATAGCCCAAGAAGAAACAGTTGAGGCACAAAAACAAAAAGTTGAGCAGCTAAAACAATCAATTGAGATTGCGAAAGCTAGACAAAATAGTGCCCAAATAGCCCTTAACCCAAGTAATGCAGAGCTAACAATTGCAAAGGAGCGCATTTCTCAGGAGAAAGCTGAGGGAGAAGCAAATAAAGCCGCTTTAAATAAAGAACGTCAAGTACTTCTCAAAGAAAAAAGTGAAATTGAAGAAAAATTAGCCAGTAAGAACAGTGAACTCGAACAAATAGAAAATGAACTAGACAAAACTATCATTACTGCAACTGCTGACGGTGAAATTTTAAAGCTTAATTTGAGAAACCCCGCTCAAACTCTGAGGGGTGGCGAAGAAGTTGCACAAATTGTTCCGAAATCCGCTCCTAAGATTGTCAAAGTAATGATTCGATCTGAAGATATAAATAAAGTTAAAATTGATCAAGAAGTACAAATGCGGGTGGATGGTTGTAAGTACACAGACTATGGAGTTCTTAAGAGTAAAGTTCAAGATATTTCTTCAGATGTTAATCCTTCCCAAAATAATGATAATCAAACATCTCCAAATGAAATTGGTAGTACTCAAATGAATGCTAATTTTGAAAACGGTTATGAGATAGTAATCAAGCCAGAAAAACTTACTTTAGGTAATACTAAAAAGTGTCAAGTTAAGTCAGGGATGAAAGGCAGAGTCGATATTATTACTCATAGAGAAAGCGTACTAAAATTTATTCTCAGAAAAGCAAGATTAATTACAGATTTGTGA
- a CDS encoding DUF2225 domain-containing protein, with protein MARTRTIFFRAVQSFLKLKNSLRRWISLLLISALIFGGCLITSRISAQVPIVKQNQQNLSTSGLVDRGREYYKNKQYNKAIETWQQALKIYQNNQNKKDTLHQAMVWSYISLGYQKQTNWNQAKQAINKSLDLFPDKNQLDNSKEKLQINAQILNTHASLQLAFGESQKALKTWDKGTQIYQQLGDEIGVTGSLINQAQAMEALGLYKHSCTTLLGVFGFDNDKCEISDIQLKEALSLVKKPGNTRLISGLRSLGDNLRLVNELEDSEKLLKGILDIASSNNLYEIKLSLANTERALYRSNQDLYERSDNNNYRDTALYNARNSLNHYDQIIKDSQIESLHSKILAQAKLNRFSLLLEFKEWLQKVPKVNPEVRKEYIKIKEQIKDDIPQLVNELESEKSSLSRLAPIEEIYTTINFYRNLIRLQGEKFDKDSDNEYIKNTLMKANEKAEKLKNKRAESYAKGSIGYFYENTDMLNEAKIYTENALRIAQSIQAWDIAYQLQEQLGKIYEAKETKKQAIKAYEAAVKTIDIIRKDLASNSSETLLYFRSTVEPLYEKLIDLYLEQPKENQNLNNIVDVNERFQLSELENFLNCDLNNSIRVEDLVKKNPNPIAIIYMIVLEKQDKFLVIVNSLEKKEISLPIDISWEKNISPKLTNIQETLRYEGIRRNNINDILQNIQELHKLLIAPIKNYLPQKNGTLLFVLDSQLQNIPMALLHDESNRYLMEDYNIAIALSSQTKKSESLPLNSSRALLAGVSEEKPGFKKLKNVPYELKMVESKTVRDDTILLDEKFTIKNFENQVKSYSYPIIHLATHGKFSSDPEETFILTYDDNENLKLEDFENLFKSRSQNRSDTIELLVLSACKTAKGDKRAGLGIAGIAVQAGARSTVASLWNVSDSSAPFFMKHFYEALKNGKTKAEALRYAQIACLNSKNYKSPYYWAGFVLIGSWI; from the coding sequence ATGGCAAGAACAAGGACTATATTTTTCCGTGCAGTACAATCCTTTTTAAAGTTGAAGAATTCGCTTCGACGATGGATAAGTTTGCTGTTAATTTCTGCTTTAATATTTGGCGGGTGTTTAATCACTTCTCGAATATCAGCGCAAGTTCCCATAGTCAAGCAGAATCAACAAAATTTATCTACATCAGGGTTAGTTGATAGAGGTAGAGAATATTATAAAAATAAACAATATAACAAAGCTATAGAAACTTGGCAGCAAGCGCTCAAGATTTATCAAAATAATCAAAATAAAAAAGATACACTCCACCAAGCAATGGTTTGGAGTTACATTTCCTTGGGATATCAAAAACAAACTAATTGGAATCAAGCAAAACAAGCTATTAATAAAAGCTTGGATTTATTCCCCGATAAAAATCAACTTGATAATTCAAAAGAGAAGCTTCAAATTAATGCTCAAATTCTGAATACACATGCTAGTTTGCAATTAGCTTTTGGAGAATCTCAAAAAGCTTTAAAAACATGGGATAAAGGCACACAAATTTATCAGCAATTAGGTGATGAAATAGGAGTTACCGGTAGCTTAATTAATCAAGCTCAAGCAATGGAAGCTTTGGGACTCTACAAACACTCTTGTACAACTTTGTTGGGAGTATTTGGTTTTGATAATGACAAATGTGAAATTTCAGATATTCAGTTAAAAGAAGCGCTTTCATTGGTTAAGAAGCCAGGTAATACAAGATTAATTTCTGGTTTACGAAGTCTGGGAGATAATCTCCGTTTGGTTAATGAATTAGAAGATTCTGAAAAACTATTGAAAGGAATTTTAGATATTGCTTCTAGTAATAATTTATATGAAATTAAACTAAGTTTAGCTAATACTGAGCGAGCTTTGTATAGAAGTAATCAAGATTTATATGAAAGGTCTGACAATAATAATTATAGAGACACGGCTTTGTATAACGCACGTAATTCTTTAAATCACTATGACCAAATAATTAAAGATTCTCAAATTGAATCTCTACATAGCAAAATTCTTGCTCAAGCAAAACTGAATCGTTTTAGTTTATTATTAGAATTCAAAGAATGGTTGCAAAAAGTACCTAAAGTGAACCCAGAAGTTCGCAAAGAATATATTAAAATAAAAGAACAAATAAAAGATGATATTCCACAATTAGTGAATGAATTAGAAAGTGAAAAATCTTCGCTTTCAAGATTAGCTCCAATAGAAGAAATCTACACAACGATTAACTTTTATCGCAACTTAATAAGACTTCAAGGAGAAAAGTTTGATAAAGATTCAGATAATGAATATATTAAGAATACTTTAATGAAAGCTAACGAAAAAGCTGAAAAGTTAAAAAATAAAAGGGCAGAATCTTATGCAAAAGGGAGCATTGGCTATTTCTATGAAAATACAGATATGCTTAATGAAGCTAAAATTTATACAGAAAATGCTTTGCGTATAGCTCAATCTATTCAAGCATGGGATATTGCTTATCAGCTACAGGAACAATTGGGAAAAATATATGAAGCTAAAGAAACTAAAAAACAAGCAATAAAAGCTTATGAAGCAGCTGTTAAAACAATTGATATCATCAGAAAAGACTTGGCATCTAATAGTTCCGAAACTTTATTATATTTTCGTAGTACAGTAGAACCCCTCTATGAAAAACTAATAGATTTATATTTGGAGCAACCAAAGGAAAATCAAAACCTGAATAATATTGTTGATGTCAATGAAAGATTTCAATTAAGTGAGTTAGAGAATTTTCTTAATTGTGACTTAAATAACTCTATAAGAGTTGAAGATTTAGTCAAAAAAAATCCAAACCCAATTGCTATCATTTATATGATAGTTTTAGAGAAGCAAGATAAATTTTTAGTTATTGTTAATTCGCTAGAGAAGAAAGAAATATCTCTACCAATAGATATTAGCTGGGAAAAAAACATATCACCGAAACTTACCAACATACAAGAAACTTTGAGATATGAAGGTATTAGACGAAATAATATTAATGATATCTTGCAGAATATTCAAGAACTTCATAAATTGTTGATTGCTCCTATAAAAAATTATTTACCACAAAAAAACGGAACACTATTATTTGTGCTAGATAGTCAATTACAAAATATTCCAATGGCTCTTTTGCATGACGAAAGCAATCGTTATCTAATGGAAGATTACAATATAGCTATAGCATTAAGTTCCCAGACTAAAAAGTCAGAATCTTTGCCTTTGAATAGCTCGCGAGCTTTACTAGCTGGTGTTAGTGAAGAAAAACCAGGTTTTAAGAAGCTAAAAAATGTTCCATATGAATTAAAAATGGTTGAAAGTAAGACCGTTCGTGATGATACAATACTTCTGGATGAAAAATTTACAATAAAGAATTTTGAGAATCAAGTAAAGAGCTATTCTTATCCAATTATTCATCTAGCAACTCATGGTAAGTTTAGCTCAGACCCGGAAGAAACTTTTATTCTCACCTATGATGATAATGAGAATCTTAAGCTTGAAGATTTTGAAAATTTATTCAAAAGTAGAAGTCAAAATCGTAGCGATACAATCGAATTACTTGTTCTTAGTGCTTGTAAAACAGCAAAAGGAGATAAACGGGCTGGGTTAGGTATTGCTGGAATAGCTGTACAAGCAGGAGCAAGAAGTACAGTAGCTAGTCTTTGGAATGTTAGCGATAGTTCTGCACCTTTTTTCATGAAACATTTTTACGAAGCATTGAAGAATGGAAAAACGAAAGCTGAAGCTTTACGTTATGCACAAATAGCTTGTTTAAACAGTAAAAATTACAAAAGTCCGTACTACTGGGCTGGTTTTGTTTTAATAGGTAGCTGGATTTGA
- a CDS encoding serine/threonine-protein kinase translates to MNYCINFKCEKRENVQNSQFCQCCGTPLLINERYRLLKPLRSLDARTSTEIFEVDDSGTRKVMKILKENNPQLIDMFEREAFTLRLLNHPGIPKVEWDGYFTVSVNSLGNQKLHCLVMEKVEGENLEHWLTKNGKISEKVALKWLREIIEILDFLHNQKFFHRDIKPSNIMLKPDGKLALIDFGSVRGITNTYLPKILIDNVTSVFSGGYTPPEQINGQAVPQSDFYALGRTFLHLMTGQPPSEFSSSFKDSRIYWKDKAPQISKSLADFIDRLMALYPADRMQDTRAMLQYLNAKNLFIQNLILLANSRQFRRRLLATLTIILLGIFSYRIAYPLISQRYLDKGIKALKAGEDEAWGYYQKALYYNPKDSRIYNNLGFICQRQKKYSCAINNFEKSLNLDPNNYITRYNLGELYEDTGDLKNAEKQYQIVMESDSPIATNAASNLGRLLILDMRISEAIKRISEGLKKTDNPRVQAALYKNLGWAYYIQTDYKQAKVALEEAIRLYEKRADSYCLLAQVLEAEDKKQQALVKWKKCRDIKLGRTIEIKLWKTMAQQRLQDAGD, encoded by the coding sequence GTGAATTACTGTATTAATTTTAAATGTGAAAAACGTGAAAATGTTCAAAATAGTCAATTTTGTCAATGTTGCGGTACCCCACTACTTATTAACGAGCGTTATAGATTACTAAAACCTTTACGCTCCTTAGATGCTAGAACTTCTACAGAAATTTTTGAAGTAGATGATAGCGGAACCCGAAAAGTGATGAAAATACTAAAAGAAAACAACCCGCAATTAATTGATATGTTTGAGCGGGAAGCGTTTACTCTGCGATTACTAAATCATCCGGGGATTCCGAAAGTCGAGTGGGACGGATACTTTACTGTTTCAGTAAACAGTTTGGGTAATCAAAAACTGCATTGCTTAGTGATGGAGAAAGTTGAAGGAGAAAATTTAGAACATTGGTTAACTAAGAATGGAAAAATTTCCGAAAAAGTAGCTTTAAAATGGTTAAGAGAAATAATTGAAATTTTAGATTTTCTGCATAATCAAAAGTTTTTTCATAGAGATATTAAACCATCAAATATAATGCTTAAACCTGATGGTAAATTAGCATTGATTGATTTTGGTTCTGTGAGAGGTATTACAAATACTTACTTACCAAAAATTTTAATCGATAACGTCACCTCTGTTTTTTCTGGAGGGTACACTCCACCAGAACAAATAAACGGACAAGCAGTACCTCAGTCGGATTTTTATGCTTTAGGTCGAACTTTTTTACATTTAATGACTGGTCAACCTCCCAGTGAATTTTCCAGCAGCTTCAAAGATAGTAGAATATATTGGAAAGATAAAGCACCACAAATATCTAAATCATTAGCAGATTTCATTGATAGACTAATGGCTTTGTATCCGGCAGATAGAATGCAAGATACAAGAGCAATGCTACAGTATTTAAATGCAAAAAATCTATTTATCCAAAACTTAATATTATTAGCAAATTCCCGTCAATTTAGACGTAGGCTTTTAGCTACACTTACAATAATATTACTTGGAATTTTTTCTTATAGAATTGCATATCCCTTAATCAGTCAGCGATATTTAGATAAGGGAATAAAAGCGTTAAAAGCAGGAGAAGATGAAGCATGGGGCTATTATCAAAAAGCTTTATATTACAATCCCAAAGATTCAAGGATTTACAATAATTTAGGATTTATTTGTCAACGACAAAAGAAATATAGTTGTGCAATCAATAACTTTGAAAAATCTCTAAATCTCGACCCGAATAATTATATAACCCGTTACAATCTAGGAGAACTTTATGAAGATACTGGGGATTTAAAGAATGCAGAGAAACAATACCAAATCGTAATGGAATCTGATAGCCCTATAGCGACTAATGCGGCAAGCAATTTAGGCAGACTGCTAATTTTGGATATGAGAATATCTGAAGCTATTAAACGTATTTCCGAAGGATTAAAGAAAACTGATAACCCTAGAGTCCAAGCAGCTTTATATAAAAATCTTGGTTGGGCTTATTATATTCAAACTGACTATAAACAAGCAAAAGTAGCTTTAGAAGAAGCAATTAGATTATATGAAAAACGAGCCGATTCTTATTGTTTGTTAGCGCAAGTTTTGGAAGCAGAGGATAAAAAACAACAAGCACTAGTAAAATGGAAAAAATGCCGAGATATTAAACTAGGAAGAACTATAGAGATAAAACTTTGGAAAACGATGGCACAACAACGCTTACAGGATGCAGGAGATTAA
- a CDS encoding NB-ARC domain-containing protein — MIDPEFLKAEAKKHDISEIEMEALTLAIDGDSTSEIAKKLEVKPDAVRQRLSKVYQKFQVKGSGPVKLRSLLQMLISRYQEQNHQESTVDDSPSNISETKNNSPSEDLWEKPDVSVFYGRDEELKQLEELVAKEKAPLICLYGLPGIGKSYLVGKLVEQIKRDFDYVIWRSLSNRNQFSEVLEDLLRFIGSEITQAQKQTDEGISELIEHLRKHRCLIVLDNTEEIIREQDIYRRIKQGYETYEILIQRIGREQHKSCLLISSREKPGDIDILESSTRAVHSLKINGLETKDAKKILNEKGLAGENNFNNLIEYYRGNPLLLNLVSGIIKDIFNKDVCKFMNEGTLTIQRNWKTILTELFQRLSKLETEVIKIIENTEKPVSFMDLRQNIDNKYTTSELQEAIQSLQARSLIEKKDKNEVLYTLQPMVKKYAMEYYS, encoded by the coding sequence GTGATTGACCCTGAGTTTTTAAAAGCGGAAGCCAAAAAGCATGACATTTCTGAAATTGAGATGGAAGCTTTGACCTTAGCGATTGATGGTGACTCTACTAGCGAGATTGCTAAGAAGCTTGAGGTAAAACCTGATGCTGTACGTCAGCGTTTAAGTAAGGTTTATCAGAAATTTCAGGTAAAAGGTTCTGGTCCAGTCAAGTTGAGAAGCTTGCTACAAATGCTGATATCCCGGTATCAAGAACAAAACCATCAAGAATCTACCGTTGATGATTCCCCATCGAATATTTCCGAGACAAAAAATAATTCCCCATCCGAAGATTTATGGGAAAAACCGGATGTGTCAGTTTTTTACGGTCGTGACGAAGAGTTGAAGCAGTTAGAAGAGTTGGTAGCAAAAGAAAAAGCTCCACTTATATGTTTGTACGGATTACCTGGGATAGGTAAGAGTTATTTAGTGGGAAAATTAGTCGAGCAGATTAAACGTGATTTTGATTATGTGATTTGGCGATCGCTAAGTAATCGGAACCAGTTTTCAGAGGTTTTAGAAGATTTACTCAGATTTATAGGTTCAGAAATAACACAAGCTCAGAAACAAACAGACGAAGGTATATCCGAGCTAATTGAGCATTTACGCAAACACCGGTGTCTTATAGTACTCGATAACACAGAAGAAATTATACGCGAGCAGGATATTTATAGACGTATAAAACAAGGATATGAAACATACGAAATACTAATACAAAGAATTGGCAGAGAGCAACATAAAAGTTGTTTGCTAATAAGTAGTCGTGAAAAACCTGGAGATATTGATATACTCGAAAGCTCAACACGAGCCGTACATTCATTAAAAATAAATGGTTTAGAAACAAAGGATGCAAAAAAAATATTAAACGAAAAAGGTTTGGCAGGAGAAAATAATTTTAACAATTTAATAGAATATTATAGAGGTAATCCATTATTGCTAAATTTAGTATCTGGAATAATTAAAGATATTTTTAATAAAGATGTTTGCAAATTTATGAATGAAGGTACATTAACTATTCAGAGAAATTGGAAAACAATATTAACTGAGCTATTTCAACGTTTATCAAAATTAGAAACTGAGGTGATAAAAATAATAGAAAATACAGAAAAACCTGTTTCATTTATGGATTTACGTCAAAATATCGACAATAAATATACCACCTCAGAATTACAAGAAGCAATACAGTCTTTACAAGCACGTTCGCTAATTGAAAAAAAAGATAAAAATGAAGTGCTTTATACATTACAACCGATGGTAAAAAAGTATGCTATGGAATATTATTCGTAG
- a CDS encoding peptidase domain-containing ABC transporter: MKYPCVRQHSQEDCGAACLATILLYYGFGVSLNRVREIVGTGSRGTTLLGLRRGAEVLGFNTRQAKADLKLLDRLDKVSLPIIIHWKGNHWVALYGKKFKKYVIADPGVGIRYLTRKELLKGWANGLLLQLTPDKSRFYQQQSDKKKGFGQYLQRVLPYRGILTQAIAMNIAIGLLSLTSPLMMQVLTDDVLVGGDTQWLSTVAIAVIIMKLVQSTISLVQSHLIGHFGQRLQLDLIFDYGRKLLSLPLSYFEARRSGEVVSRIKDVNSINSLVSEIVLGLPSQFFIAIVSLSFMLFYSWTLTLASVIGFLLITAINFLFLPAIRQRTRNKIVSSTENQGFLVETFRGVQVLKTTQATPQAWQEYQRNYNRLANLGWKTMTLSLYSNTITDIFSTVNSISLLWFGSYLVINGTLTIGQLLAFQGMSSNFLGFLNSGVSLIDKFVNAQIVIQRLTEVIEATPEDESDFKKPNVKIPCDTDIVCSHLNFYHPGRLNLLKDFSVTIPGGKVTALIGKSGCGKSTVAKLITSLDKVKSGNISYGLYNQQDLSLECLRQQVILVPQETHFWSRSIIENFCFSYPDISFENIVQACQIAGADEFINRLPDKYQTVLGEFGANLSGGQRQRLAIARAIVTDPPILILDESTGALDPVSEAQVLDRILDYRQGKTTIIISHRPKVIERADWIVMLEQGNLRIKGKVEELRKIKGEHSDFLF; this comes from the coding sequence ATGAAATATCCATGTGTTCGTCAACATAGCCAGGAAGATTGTGGTGCAGCCTGTTTAGCTACTATACTTCTATACTATGGTTTTGGAGTAAGCTTAAATCGCGTTCGGGAAATAGTAGGTACGGGTTCGAGAGGAACTACTCTGTTGGGATTACGTAGGGGTGCAGAAGTACTAGGATTCAATACTCGTCAAGCTAAAGCTGATTTGAAACTACTGGATAGACTAGATAAAGTTTCTCTTCCAATTATCATCCATTGGAAAGGTAATCACTGGGTGGCTTTATATGGAAAAAAATTCAAAAAATACGTAATTGCAGACCCCGGTGTTGGTATTCGCTATCTGACTCGCAAAGAATTACTTAAGGGTTGGGCTAATGGCTTATTGCTACAGTTAACTCCAGATAAAAGCAGATTTTATCAGCAGCAATCAGATAAGAAAAAGGGTTTTGGACAATATCTGCAACGGGTTTTACCCTACCGTGGTATTCTGACTCAAGCAATTGCAATGAATATTGCCATTGGATTGCTTTCTCTGACATCTCCGTTGATGATGCAAGTACTTACCGACGATGTATTAGTGGGGGGAGATACTCAATGGCTAAGCACTGTAGCCATTGCGGTGATAATCATGAAATTGGTTCAAAGTACTATTAGCTTAGTACAATCTCACCTCATAGGTCATTTCGGTCAGAGATTGCAATTAGACTTAATTTTTGACTACGGTCGAAAGCTGTTAAGTCTACCTCTATCGTACTTTGAAGCAAGGCGCAGCGGGGAAGTTGTCAGCCGGATAAAGGATGTTAATTCAATTAATAGCTTAGTTTCAGAGATTGTTTTAGGATTGCCCAGTCAATTTTTTATTGCGATAGTGTCTCTGAGCTTTATGCTGTTTTATAGTTGGACGCTGACTTTAGCTTCTGTTATAGGATTTCTTCTTATAACAGCTATTAATTTCCTTTTTTTACCTGCAATACGTCAAAGAACTCGCAATAAGATTGTTTCTAGTACCGAAAATCAAGGTTTTCTTGTAGAAACATTTCGCGGCGTACAAGTATTGAAAACTACACAAGCTACTCCCCAAGCTTGGCAAGAGTATCAAAGAAATTATAATCGTCTGGCTAATTTAGGTTGGAAGACTATGACATTAAGTTTGTACAGTAATACGATTACAGATATTTTTTCAACTGTAAATAGTATTAGTTTACTTTGGTTTGGAAGTTACTTGGTTATTAACGGTACTTTAACGATTGGTCAATTACTCGCATTTCAGGGTATGAGTAGCAATTTTCTAGGTTTTTTAAATTCGGGAGTTAGTTTGATTGATAAGTTTGTTAATGCTCAGATAGTTATCCAGCGATTAACAGAAGTGATTGAAGCAACCCCTGAAGATGAAAGTGATTTCAAGAAACCAAATGTAAAAATTCCATGCGATACAGATATAGTTTGTAGTCATCTAAATTTTTATCACCCTGGAAGACTTAATCTATTGAAAGATTTTTCTGTAACTATTCCCGGTGGTAAAGTAACTGCATTAATTGGTAAATCCGGCTGCGGTAAAAGCACCGTTGCTAAACTAATTACTAGTTTAGATAAGGTTAAATCTGGCAATATCAGTTATGGCTTGTACAATCAGCAAGATTTATCTTTAGAATGCTTGCGACAACAGGTAATATTAGTTCCTCAAGAAACCCATTTTTGGAGTCGTTCCATTATTGAAAATTTCTGTTTTAGCTATCCCGATATTAGTTTTGAAAATATTGTTCAAGCTTGTCAAATTGCTGGTGCTGATGAATTTATTAACAGACTACCAGACAAATATCAAACTGTTTTAGGTGAATTCGGTGCAAATCTTTCTGGTGGTCAAAGACAAAGATTAGCAATCGCTAGAGCAATAGTTACCGACCCACCTATACTTATTTTAGATGAATCTACGGGCGCTCTTGACCCAGTAAGCGAAGCGCAAGTTCTAGATAGAATTTTAGATTATCGTCAAGGTAAAACCACAATTATAATTAGTCATCGTCCCAAAGTTATTGAACGTGCTGATTGGATTGTCATGCTCGAACAAGGAAATTTAAGAATTAAAGGAAAAGTAGAGGAACTACGTAAAATTAAGGGAGAACATTCAGATTTTCTCTTTTAA